Proteins found in one Kwoniella bestiolae CBS 10118 chromosome 1, complete sequence genomic segment:
- a CDS encoding V-type ATPase, C subunit, with product MAYFAPGLLVSSTSIATVVGLYLLFTGQGESFNVGKFLAESSPYAWALTGIGLCIGLSVTGAAWGIFVTGASILGGGIRAPRISTKNLISIIFCEVVAIYGVIIAIIYSSRVSGDVENIYTANNYYTGFALFWGGLTVGVCNLLCGISVGITGSTAALADAADPQLFVKILIVEIFGSVLGLFGLIVGLLVSGKAEDFA from the exons ATGGCCTACTTTGCACCAGGATTGCTcgtctcttccacctccatcgCCACCGTCGTCGGtctctatctcctcttcacaG GTCAAGGAGAATCATTCAACGTTGGGAAATTCCTAGCCGAGTCTAGTCCATATGCTTGGGCTTTGACAGGTATCGGACTTTGTATCGGTTTGAGTGTCACTGGTGCTGCTTG GGGTATTTTCGTCACTGGTGCTTCAattttgggtggtggtattAGAGCTCCTAGGATCAGTACCAAGAACTTGATCTC AATCATTTTCTGTGAAGTGGTGGCTATCTACG GTGTCATCATCGCGATCATCTACTCATCGAGAGTCAGCGGAGATGTCGAGAACATATATACTGCCAACAACTATTACACTG GCTTTGCCTTGTTCTGGGGTGGTCTGACCGTCGGTGTATGCAATTTACTCTGTGGTATCTCAGTCGGTATCACCGGTTCCACCGCTGCTCTCGCAGATGCTGCAGACCCACAACTCTTCGTCAAGATTTTGATTGTCGAG ATCTTCGGATCCGTGCTGGGTCTTTTCGGTCTCATTG TCGGTCTGCTCGTA TCCGGCAAAGCTGAAGACTTTGCATAG